A window of the Phycisphaerae bacterium genome harbors these coding sequences:
- a CDS encoding AAA family ATPase: protein MVEHARQESQSNGAVPSTDDVALAEKIVEAHRKLRSELGRIIIGQDEVIEQLLIALFANGHCILEGVPGLAKTLTISSLAQCLALSFRRIQFTPDLMPSDITGTEVIQEDKASGMRSFKFLSGPIFANVILADEINRTPPKTQAALLEAMQERHVTVGGQRHDLDLPFFVLATQNPIEQEGTYPLPEAQQDRFMFKVQIGYPTYEEEFAVAERTTSQELPRLDAVVTGEEVKQFQSLVRRVPAAPDVIRHALDLVRATRPSEPDAPEFVVRLVTWGAGPRAVQALLLGGKARALLHGRHHVSAEDVRALARPVLRHRVVTNFSAEAQGYTTDRLISELLDAIDPHRNALDQHERARKILSA from the coding sequence ATGGTTGAACATGCACGACAAGAGTCACAGTCGAACGGCGCGGTGCCGTCCACGGACGATGTCGCCCTGGCCGAGAAAATCGTCGAGGCGCATCGAAAGTTGCGCAGCGAGCTCGGGCGCATCATCATCGGCCAGGACGAGGTGATCGAGCAGTTGCTCATTGCCCTCTTTGCCAACGGGCATTGCATTCTCGAAGGCGTGCCGGGGCTGGCCAAGACGCTGACGATATCCTCGCTCGCGCAGTGCCTGGCGCTTTCGTTCCGCCGAATTCAGTTCACGCCGGACCTGATGCCCTCGGACATCACGGGGACGGAGGTGATTCAGGAGGACAAGGCATCGGGCATGCGGTCGTTCAAGTTTCTGTCCGGCCCGATTTTCGCCAACGTGATCCTCGCCGACGAAATCAACCGTACGCCGCCGAAGACGCAGGCGGCGCTGCTGGAGGCGATGCAGGAACGGCATGTCACGGTCGGCGGTCAGCGTCACGATCTCGACCTGCCCTTTTTCGTACTCGCCACACAGAACCCGATCGAGCAGGAAGGTACGTATCCGCTGCCTGAAGCACAGCAGGACCGTTTCATGTTCAAGGTGCAGATCGGCTACCCGACCTACGAGGAGGAGTTCGCCGTGGCGGAGCGAACCACGTCGCAGGAACTGCCCCGGCTCGATGCGGTCGTCACCGGGGAGGAGGTCAAGCAGTTTCAGTCGCTGGTGCGGCGCGTACCGGCCGCGCCGGATGTGATTCGGCACGCCCTTGACCTGGTCCGCGCGACGCGACCATCGGAACCGGACGCGCCCGAGTTCGTCGTTCGACTGGTGACCTGGGGGGCCGGTCCGCGCGCGGTGCAAGCGCTGCTGTTGGGCGGCAAGGCCCGGGCATTGCTGCACGGGCGGCATCATGTATCGGCGGAAGACGTCCGTGCGCTCGCTCGACCGGTTCTGCGGCACCGCGTGGTGACCAACTTCTCGGCCGAGGCCCAAGGATATACGACCGACCGTCTGATCTCGGAACTTCTGGACGCGATCGATCCGCATCGCAACGCCCTGGACCAACATGAGCGTGCCCGCAAGATACTTTCAGCCTGA